A genome region from Blautia coccoides includes the following:
- the thiF gene encoding sulfur carrier protein ThiS adenylyltransferase ThiF yields the protein MEEGHHILSKSEMEEVLAERHTLPIYRKLKRSGAAIAGLGGLGSHVAVMLARTGIGSLHLIDFDRVEPSNLHRQAYKMKHLGRYKTDALREEISEINPYISVRTDTVKLTPDNIGSLLADDRIICEAFDRAESKAMLVNHLLEHRPDAVIVSGSGMAGFGSSNTIHTKKRMKNLYLCGDGTSDTASGISLTAPRVTLCAAHQANMILRIILGETDV from the coding sequence TTGGAAGAAGGACACCACATCCTGTCTAAAAGTGAAATGGAGGAGGTACTGGCAGAACGCCACACACTCCCCATATACAGGAAACTCAAAAGGTCAGGAGCAGCTATTGCCGGTCTGGGCGGACTGGGCTCTCATGTGGCAGTTATGCTGGCACGTACCGGTATCGGAAGCCTCCACCTGATCGACTTTGACCGGGTGGAGCCCAGCAATCTGCACCGCCAGGCCTATAAAATGAAACATTTGGGCAGATATAAAACGGACGCGCTGAGAGAAGAAATTTCAGAGATCAACCCCTATATTTCAGTCCGTACAGACACGGTTAAGCTCACGCCTGACAACATAGGCAGCTTGCTGGCAGATGACAGGATCATCTGTGAAGCATTTGACCGGGCAGAAAGCAAAGCCATGCTGGTCAATCATCTGTTAGAACACCGGCCGGACGCTGTCATTGTATCCGGTTCCGGTATGGCCGGCTTTGGAAGCAGTAATACCATACATACAAAAAAAAGAATGAAGAATCTGTATCTCTGCGGGGATGGTACCAGTGACACCGCCTCCGGCATAAGCCTCACGGCCCCCAGGGTAACCCTGTGCGCAGCCCATCAGGCCAATATGATATTGAGGATTATCCTGGGAGAGACAGATGTATAA
- a CDS encoding threonine aldolase family protein, protein MYSFQNDYSEGAHPNILRALETINYHQNNSYGLDEHSDNARELIQEALEDYSVDIHFIAGGTLTNLTFISHILRPYEAVLSADTGHINTHETGAIESTGHKVFSIPTEDGKLTPDFIRPVLKLHENEHWVEPRLVYISNPTEVGTVYTKEELETLYAFCKRHDLYLYMDGARLSMAMAAEETHLTFPDLPNLCDAFYIGGTKVGAMFGEALVIVKEEFKDHFRFNMKQHGAILAKGWMMGVQFEELFRDGLYLELGRKGVAMAQILKEVFEKTGIPLLAPAPTNQVFPILPDALAEAVNERFLTTFQCKPDKDHTCLRFCTSWATNEEAVRDFASEFEDLAAKFNR, encoded by the coding sequence ATGTATAGTTTTCAGAATGATTACAGTGAAGGAGCGCATCCAAACATACTCAGGGCGCTGGAAACCATTAATTATCACCAGAATAATTCCTATGGACTGGATGAGCACAGCGATAATGCCAGAGAATTGATCCAGGAAGCACTTGAGGATTACAGCGTAGACATTCATTTTATCGCCGGAGGCACCCTCACGAACCTGACCTTTATCTCCCATATTCTGCGGCCATATGAAGCAGTTTTAAGTGCTGACACCGGCCACATCAACACCCATGAGACGGGAGCCATTGAATCCACCGGCCACAAAGTTTTTTCCATTCCAACAGAAGACGGAAAGCTGACACCGGATTTCATCCGCCCTGTATTAAAATTACATGAAAATGAACACTGGGTGGAACCTCGCCTGGTTTATATATCAAACCCCACGGAAGTGGGAACCGTTTACACAAAAGAAGAACTGGAAACCCTGTACGCCTTCTGCAAACGCCATGACCTGTACCTGTATATGGACGGCGCCCGCCTTTCCATGGCTATGGCAGCGGAGGAGACACATCTAACTTTCCCGGATCTGCCCAATTTATGTGATGCCTTTTACATCGGCGGTACAAAAGTGGGAGCCATGTTCGGGGAGGCGCTTGTCATTGTAAAAGAGGAATTTAAAGATCATTTCCGCTTCAACATGAAACAGCATGGAGCTATTCTTGCAAAAGGCTGGATGATGGGTGTCCAATTCGAAGAACTGTTCAGGGACGGACTGTACCTGGAACTTGGACGAAAGGGCGTTGCCATGGCACAGATCCTGAAAGAGGTATTTGAAAAAACAGGTATTCCGCTCCTGGCGCCGGCACCTACAAATCAGGTATTCCCCATTTTGCCGGATGCTCTGGCAGAAGCCGTAAATGAAAGATTTTTGACCACCTTCCAGTGCAAGCCGGACAAGGATCATACTTGTCTCAGATTCTGTACTTCCTGGGCCACCAATGAGGAGGCTGTCAGGGATTTTGCTTCGGAGTTTGAGGATTTGGCAGCCAAATTCAACAGGTAA
- the thiH gene encoding 2-iminoacetate synthase ThiH, with protein MTARRTDHMEYMDGMEALDSDILDKVIHAMDHYDPNTFTETHVRTALSHDIRTPEDFAALLSPAAEPFLEEMAQAAQAETRKHFGNCINLFTPLYISNYCENHCIYCGFNCHNHIRRARLTPEEIDQEMAAIAKTGLEEILILVGESRAKSDVAYLGEACRIARKYFKMVGLEVYPMNSDEYAYLHKCGADYVTVFQETYNSDKYETLHLAGHKRVFPYRFHAQERALKGGMRGVAFGALLGLDDFRKDAFATGMHAWLLQRKYPQAEISFSCPRLRPIINNDKINPKDVHEPQLLQVITAYRLFMPFAGITISTRERAGFRDHVITIAATKISAGVSTGVGSHVEDLEDKGDDQFEISDDRGVEEVYQAVLKKGMQPVMNDYVFV; from the coding sequence ATGACTGCACGCAGAACAGATCATATGGAATATATGGACGGTATGGAAGCCCTGGATTCTGATATTCTGGACAAGGTGATACATGCCATGGATCATTATGATCCCAACACCTTTACGGAAACTCATGTGCGCACTGCACTGTCCCATGATATACGGACTCCGGAGGATTTCGCCGCTCTTCTCTCCCCCGCCGCAGAACCTTTTCTGGAGGAAATGGCACAGGCTGCCCAGGCTGAGACAAGAAAGCACTTTGGAAACTGCATCAACCTTTTTACACCGCTTTACATCTCAAATTACTGCGAAAACCACTGCATTTACTGTGGTTTTAACTGCCATAACCATATACGCAGGGCAAGGCTGACCCCGGAAGAGATCGACCAGGAAATGGCTGCCATCGCCAAAACAGGATTAGAAGAAATCCTGATACTGGTAGGTGAAAGCCGTGCCAAAAGTGACGTGGCGTATCTGGGGGAAGCCTGCAGGATCGCCCGGAAATATTTTAAAATGGTGGGACTGGAAGTCTATCCCATGAACAGTGATGAATATGCTTACCTTCACAAATGCGGCGCTGACTATGTAACAGTGTTTCAGGAGACTTACAATTCTGACAAATATGAAACGCTCCATCTTGCCGGACATAAGAGAGTTTTCCCTTACCGGTTCCACGCGCAGGAACGGGCACTGAAGGGCGGAATGAGAGGCGTTGCCTTCGGAGCGCTCCTGGGATTAGATGATTTCAGAAAGGACGCATTTGCCACAGGCATGCACGCATGGCTTCTGCAGAGGAAGTACCCGCAGGCTGAAATTTCCTTTTCCTGCCCGAGACTACGGCCCATCATCAATAATGACAAGATCAATCCCAAAGATGTACATGAGCCTCAGCTTCTTCAGGTGATCACAGCCTACCGGCTTTTTATGCCCTTTGCCGGAATTACGATCTCTACAAGGGAACGGGCTGGATTCCGCGATCATGTGATCACCATCGCAGCCACCAAAATTTCCGCAGGCGTCAGTACAGGAGTGGGGAGTCATGTGGAAGATTTGGAGGATAAAGGGGATGACCAGTTTGAGATTTCTGATGACAGGGGAGTTGAGGAAGTTTACCAGGCTGTTTTGAAAAAGGGAATGCAGCCGGTCATGAATGACTATGTGTTTGTTTAG
- a CDS encoding dipeptidase, with protein MQILDMHCDTISKIRQMKKEGEHISLRQNPLSVDLEKMREGGCTLQTFAIYVNWKEEPDAAEAAKDILNIFRQEMDQNADIISQITTYRQLEENIKTGGMSALLSLEEGAIYQESADTLRWFWEQGARMATLTWNYENDLGYPNCMGDPFTQRIWSWGEERGLKEKGLQFLEELEHLHMLVDVSHLSDGGFWDVARHATRPFLASHSNARGLVKGAARNLTDEMIRALAGRGGVMGLNYAVSFMRPDWKPGEDGTTVKEIIRMAEYILNIGGSECLGLGSDYDGILELPEISHCGRLQFLAEQMEKYGFTYSQVEKIMGGNVKRFLKENLD; from the coding sequence ATGCAGATCCTAGACATGCACTGCGACACCATCAGCAAAATCCGTCAGATGAAAAAAGAGGGAGAACACATTAGTCTGCGCCAAAATCCACTCAGTGTAGATTTGGAGAAAATGAGAGAAGGCGGCTGTACTTTGCAGACCTTTGCTATTTATGTCAACTGGAAGGAAGAGCCGGACGCGGCAGAGGCGGCAAAAGATATCCTGAATATCTTCCGGCAGGAGATGGATCAGAATGCAGATATAATTTCCCAGATCACAACCTACCGCCAACTGGAAGAAAACATTAAGACGGGCGGAATGTCCGCGCTGCTTTCTCTTGAGGAGGGCGCCATATACCAGGAATCGGCGGATACGCTCAGGTGGTTCTGGGAACAGGGCGCCAGAATGGCAACCCTGACCTGGAACTATGAAAATGATCTTGGCTATCCAAACTGTATGGGGGATCCCTTTACCCAGAGGATCTGGAGCTGGGGTGAGGAACGGGGGTTAAAGGAGAAAGGCCTTCAATTTCTGGAAGAGTTGGAGCATCTGCATATGCTGGTAGATGTATCCCATCTCTCCGACGGCGGATTCTGGGATGTGGCCAGACATGCCACCCGCCCCTTTCTTGCCAGTCATTCTAATGCAAGGGGACTGGTCAAAGGTGCGGCCAGAAACCTTACAGATGAGATGATCCGCGCTTTAGCAGGCCGGGGCGGTGTCATGGGGCTGAATTATGCCGTCTCCTTTATGCGCCCCGACTGGAAGCCGGGTGAGGACGGAACAACTGTGAAAGAGATCATTCGGATGGCTGAGTATATTCTGAACATCGGCGGTTCCGAATGCCTGGGCCTGGGCAGCGATTATGACGGCATCCTGGAACTGCCTGAGATATCCCACTGCGGCCGTCTTCAGTTTCTTGCGGAGCAAATGGAAAAGTATGGTTTTACATACAGTCAGGTAGAAAAGATCATGGGCGGTAATGTAAAGAGATTCCTGAAAGAAAACCTGGACTGA
- a CDS encoding glycoside hydrolase family 31 protein, producing MSFFTKSENYIEYHNAGETLRIAAWGENSLRVVSVPSGPLDMSSSALKDQAPVNVQIQTDEETAVIKNGKISALIDTRGWNSAAVVTFFNDKNEILLKEMDGGGALIRRARKFSPYIGGDFRLKVTFEANKDEKIYGMGQYQQDILDLKGCNIELAHRNSQASIPFYVSSKGYGFFWHNPAIGSVSFGKNVTEWRADSTKKMDYWITAGDTPAQIESQYSQVTGRAPMMPECGLGFWQCKLRYHNQEQVLSVAREYHRRGIPVDVFVVDYYHWPRCGDYRFDENFFPDPKAMAEELRSYGMELMVSVWPQIDWRSENFQEMRQKGLLVQTEHGLNVQMDFQGNNVFYDATNPEAREYVWDKCKKNYAENGIKLFWLDEAEPEYTTYDYENYRYYAGSVMQQGNIYPREYARGFYEGQKKNGQEDVLNLVRCAWAGSQQYGALIWSGDIHSTYQDFRNQIVAGLQMGLSGIPWWTTDIGGFHGGNIYDKDFQELLIRWFQFGAFCPVMRLHGNRLPRTPLYKANGEETEGTGADNEIWSYGEENYQIMKKFIEIREMMRDYTRSLMAKAHETGAPVMRTMFYEFPEDTRTWELDTQYMYGSDILAAPIVEPHAMSRKVYLPSGCTWTNAHTGEILQGGQWIEAEASIDTIPVFLRDGRQEYLIKNI from the coding sequence ATGTCATTCTTTACAAAAAGTGAAAACTATATTGAATACCACAATGCCGGCGAAACTCTGCGCATTGCGGCATGGGGCGAGAACAGCCTGAGAGTCGTGTCTGTCCCCTCCGGTCCCCTGGACATGTCCAGCAGCGCCCTGAAAGACCAGGCCCCTGTAAACGTACAGATTCAGACAGATGAAGAAACCGCGGTCATCAAAAACGGAAAGATTTCCGCCCTCATTGATACCAGAGGCTGGAACAGCGCGGCTGTTGTCACCTTCTTTAACGACAAAAATGAAATACTGCTGAAAGAGATGGACGGCGGCGGTGCCCTGATACGGCGTGCCAGGAAATTCTCCCCTTATATCGGCGGTGATTTCCGCCTGAAGGTCACCTTTGAAGCCAACAAAGATGAGAAGATCTACGGAATGGGACAGTATCAGCAGGATATTTTAGATTTAAAAGGCTGCAACATAGAGCTGGCTCACAGAAATTCCCAGGCCTCCATCCCCTTTTATGTATCCAGCAAAGGCTATGGCTTTTTCTGGCACAATCCTGCGATCGGAAGCGTGTCCTTCGGCAAAAATGTGACGGAATGGCGGGCTGACAGCACCAAAAAAATGGACTACTGGATCACAGCAGGCGACACTCCTGCCCAGATTGAATCCCAATACAGCCAGGTGACAGGAAGAGCACCTATGATGCCGGAATGCGGGCTTGGTTTCTGGCAGTGCAAGCTCCGTTACCACAATCAGGAACAGGTACTGTCCGTTGCCAGAGAATACCACCGCCGCGGCATTCCTGTGGATGTGTTTGTGGTGGATTATTATCACTGGCCCCGGTGCGGCGATTACCGCTTTGACGAGAATTTCTTCCCGGACCCCAAAGCCATGGCAGAGGAACTGCGCTCCTACGGCATGGAACTCATGGTATCTGTGTGGCCCCAGATTGACTGGCGCAGTGAAAATTTCCAGGAGATGCGTCAGAAAGGCCTCCTTGTCCAGACGGAACACGGCCTGAACGTACAGATGGATTTCCAGGGCAACAACGTATTCTATGACGCCACCAACCCGGAGGCCAGAGAATATGTATGGGACAAGTGTAAAAAGAACTATGCAGAGAACGGGATCAAGCTCTTCTGGCTGGATGAGGCGGAGCCGGAATACACCACCTATGACTATGAAAACTACCGCTATTACGCCGGAAGCGTTATGCAGCAGGGAAATATCTATCCCCGTGAATATGCACGAGGCTTTTACGAGGGACAGAAGAAAAACGGACAGGAGGATGTCCTGAACCTGGTGCGCTGCGCCTGGGCAGGAAGCCAGCAGTACGGCGCCCTCATTTGGTCCGGTGATATCCACTCCACCTATCAGGATTTCCGCAATCAGATCGTAGCCGGCCTGCAGATGGGCCTCTCGGGAATCCCCTGGTGGACCACAGATATTGGCGGTTTCCACGGCGGCAATATCTACGACAAGGATTTCCAGGAACTGCTGATCCGCTGGTTCCAGTTCGGCGCCTTCTGCCCTGTTATGCGTCTTCACGGCAACCGCCTCCCGCGCACACCTCTCTACAAAGCAAACGGAGAGGAGACCGAGGGCACAGGTGCAGACAATGAGATCTGGAGCTATGGGGAAGAAAATTATCAGATCATGAAAAAGTTCATTGAAATCCGTGAAATGATGCGTGACTATACCAGAAGCCTTATGGCTAAGGCACATGAGACAGGTGCTCCTGTTATGCGTACCATGTTCTACGAATTCCCGGAGGACACCCGGACCTGGGAACTGGATACCCAGTACATGTACGGTTCAGATATTCTGGCTGCGCCTATAGTGGAGCCTCACGCTATGTCAAGAAAAGTTTATCTGCCCTCAGGCTGCACCTGGACAAACGCCCATACAGGGGAGATCCTTCAGGGAGGCCAGTGGATAGAAGCGGAAGCCTCCATAGACACGATCCCTGTATTTTTGCGGGATGGCAGACAGGAATATCTGATAAAAAATATCTGA
- a CDS encoding thiazole synthase: MRDDKLILGGHEFHSRFILGSGKYNPELIRAAIENAGAEIITLAVRRANSGTASILEHIPDNVTLLPNTSGARTADEAVRIARLARELGCGDFIKVEVIRDSKYLLPDNQETIRAAELLANEGFIVMPYMYPDLNTARDLANAGAACIMPLGSPIGTNKGLCTKEFIKILIEEIDLPIIVDAGIGRPSQACEAMEMGADAVMANTAIATAGNIPAMAEAFKKAVEAGRTAYLSGLGRIINGSASASSPLTGFLEQ, translated from the coding sequence ATGAGAGATGACAAATTGATATTGGGCGGACACGAATTCCACTCCCGTTTTATTCTGGGTTCCGGAAAATACAACCCGGAACTGATCCGCGCAGCCATTGAAAATGCCGGCGCTGAGATCATCACGCTGGCCGTGCGCAGAGCCAACAGCGGTACTGCCAGCATCCTGGAGCATATCCCGGATAACGTTACCCTTCTTCCCAACACATCCGGGGCAAGAACAGCCGATGAGGCAGTGAGGATCGCGCGTCTGGCCAGGGAATTAGGCTGCGGGGACTTCATAAAGGTTGAAGTCATCCGTGACTCCAAATATCTGCTCCCTGACAACCAGGAAACCATACGCGCCGCAGAGCTTTTGGCAAACGAGGGCTTTATCGTCATGCCTTACATGTATCCCGACCTAAACACTGCCAGAGATCTGGCAAATGCCGGTGCCGCCTGTATTATGCCCCTGGGTTCCCCTATTGGCACCAATAAAGGATTATGTACAAAGGAATTCATAAAAATTCTTATCGAGGAGATCGATCTTCCCATTATCGTGGACGCAGGGATCGGCCGTCCCTCCCAGGCCTGTGAAGCTATGGAAATGGGCGCAGACGCAGTGATGGCAAACACAGCTATTGCCACTGCAGGCAATATCCCGGCTATGGCGGAGGCCTTTAAAAAGGCAGTTGAGGCCGGCCGCACTGCTTATCTCTCCGGCCTTGGACGGATCATAAACGGCAGCGCCAGCGCCTCCTCCCCGCTCACCGGATTCCTGGAACAATAA
- a CDS encoding AraC family transcriptional regulator, whose protein sequence is MKINPSVNDSLKERAAHGSQEFPLQVYQDMEYCENGLILYNHWHEEAEILFVTEGMMELAVDGISILAGKDTIVLIPPNLLHVAYQYQNQKCRFSSIVFHPDFVSSKNRDIIQAQQLDPFFENSFVSSYVIYGTDLKSETVRGLLRELTASYLASNPYRELLIKGYLYQILSHLLIKEEKHNIKSMSDYINEERKKKILKYIDENYQNPLSLDALAGSVSLSREQFCRFFKKSFRSTPISYLNRFRINRSMALLKETSLPVIDIAIAVGFDSSNYFAISFRKATGMTPSQYRNMT, encoded by the coding sequence ATGAAAATCAATCCATCCGTCAATGACAGCTTAAAAGAGCGGGCAGCCCACGGGAGCCAGGAATTTCCCCTTCAGGTATATCAGGATATGGAATACTGCGAAAACGGATTAATCCTTTACAATCACTGGCATGAGGAGGCGGAAATACTGTTTGTGACAGAGGGCATGATGGAACTGGCCGTAGACGGCATTTCTATTCTTGCCGGGAAAGACACCATTGTGCTGATCCCGCCCAATCTGCTCCACGTTGCCTATCAGTATCAAAACCAAAAATGCCGTTTTTCCTCCATCGTATTCCATCCCGACTTCGTTTCCAGTAAAAATCGGGATATCATACAGGCGCAGCAGCTAGATCCGTTTTTTGAGAACAGCTTTGTGTCCTCCTACGTCATATACGGCACGGATTTAAAATCCGAAACCGTAAGGGGTCTTCTCAGGGAACTGACAGCAAGCTATCTCGCCTCCAATCCTTACCGGGAACTTTTGATCAAGGGTTATCTTTACCAGATTTTATCTCATCTGCTGATAAAGGAAGAAAAACACAACATCAAATCCATGTCCGACTACATAAACGAAGAGCGGAAAAAGAAAATTTTAAAATACATTGATGAAAACTACCAGAATCCCTTAAGCCTTGACGCCCTTGCCGGGTCCGTCTCCCTGAGCCGTGAGCAGTTCTGCCGTTTTTTTAAGAAATCCTTTCGCTCCACACCCATTTCATACCTGAACCGCTTCCGCATTAACCGCTCCATGGCTCTGCTTAAGGAAACCAGCCTTCCGGTCATTGACATTGCAATTGCCGTGGGCTTTGACAGCAGCAACTACTTTGCCATCTCCTTCCGAAAAGCAACGGGAATGACTCCCAGTCAGTATAGAAATATGACATGA
- the thiS gene encoding sulfur carrier protein ThiS, with amino-acid sequence MIKINGTPVQLSAPCTVETFLLEQGYTLQRIAVERNGEILPKKHYADTLVLENDTYEVVSFVGGG; translated from the coding sequence ATGATAAAGATCAATGGCACCCCCGTACAGCTCTCAGCCCCGTGCACAGTGGAGACATTTCTTCTGGAACAGGGCTACACGCTGCAGCGGATCGCTGTGGAGCGAAACGGGGAAATACTTCCCAAAAAACATTACGCTGACACCCTCGTCCTTGAGAATGACACCTATGAGGTTGTCAGCTTTGTAGGAGGCGGCTGA
- the thiC gene encoding phosphomethylpyrimidine synthase ThiC: protein MQYTTQMDAARKGIITKEMQAAAKKEQMDVRQLMALMAKGQVIIPCNKRHTSLEPNAIGSMLRTKINVNLGISRDCKDMDMEIEKVNNAVKMGAESIMDLSSYGDTRTFRRRLTKECPAIIGTVPIYDAVVYYHKPLKEITSRQWLDIVRMHAEDGVDFMTIHCGINKETAGKFKRNKRLTNIVSRGGSIIFAWMEMTGQENPFYEHYDEILDICREYDITMSLGDACRPGCIQDASDISQIEELITLGELTKRAWEKDVQVMVEGPGHMPLDQIEANMKIQQTLCQGAPFYVLGPLVTDVAPGYDHITAAIGGAIAATYGASFLCYVTPAEHLRLPNLDDVKEGIIASRIAAHAADIAKGVKGAADWDRKMSTARKNLDWEEMFRLCLDPEKAGRYRAEAKPEKEDTCSMCGNFCAVKNMNRILDGEIVNIYDE, encoded by the coding sequence ATGCAGTACACAACTCAGATGGACGCCGCCAGAAAAGGCATCATCACAAAGGAGATGCAGGCGGCAGCTAAAAAAGAACAGATGGATGTGAGACAGCTTATGGCTCTCATGGCAAAAGGCCAGGTCATCATCCCCTGCAACAAAAGGCACACCTCTCTGGAGCCAAATGCCATCGGCTCCATGCTCAGAACAAAAATCAATGTAAACCTGGGTATATCCAGGGACTGCAAAGACATGGATATGGAAATTGAAAAGGTGAACAACGCTGTGAAAATGGGCGCTGAATCCATTATGGATCTGAGCTCCTACGGAGACACCCGCACCTTCCGCAGACGTCTCACCAAAGAATGCCCTGCCATTATCGGAACCGTCCCTATCTACGACGCTGTAGTCTACTATCACAAACCCTTAAAAGAGATCACGTCCCGGCAATGGCTTGACATAGTGCGCATGCATGCCGAGGACGGCGTGGACTTCATGACCATCCACTGCGGCATCAACAAAGAAACCGCAGGAAAATTCAAACGTAACAAGCGCCTCACCAATATCGTCTCCCGCGGCGGCTCCATCATCTTTGCCTGGATGGAAATGACAGGCCAGGAGAATCCTTTCTACGAGCATTATGATGAGATCCTGGATATCTGCCGGGAATATGACATTACCATGAGTCTCGGGGACGCCTGCCGCCCCGGATGCATCCAAGATGCCTCTGATATCTCCCAGATCGAGGAGCTGATCACCCTGGGCGAACTGACAAAACGTGCCTGGGAAAAAGATGTACAGGTTATGGTGGAAGGCCCCGGACACATGCCTCTGGACCAGATCGAAGCCAACATGAAGATCCAGCAGACTCTCTGTCAGGGCGCCCCCTTCTATGTGCTGGGTCCCCTGGTGACAGATGTTGCCCCCGGATACGACCACATCACCGCTGCCATCGGCGGTGCCATTGCAGCCACCTACGGCGCTTCCTTTCTGTGCTATGTAACTCCTGCGGAACACCTGCGCCTGCCCAATCTGGACGATGTAAAGGAAGGCATTATCGCCTCCCGCATAGCAGCTCACGCTGCCGACATAGCCAAGGGCGTAAAAGGCGCCGCTGACTGGGACAGAAAAATGAGCACTGCCCGTAAAAATCTGGATTGGGAAGAGATGTTCCGTCTCTGCCTGGACCCGGAAAAAGCCGGACGATACCGCGCGGAGGCCAAACCGGAAAAAGAGGATACCTGCAGCATGTGCGGCAATTTCTGCGCTGTCAAGAATATGAACCGGATATTGGACGGTGAGATCGTCAACATCTATGACGAGTGA